Part of the Sphingomonadaceae bacterium OTU29LAMAA1 genome, GACGCCGTTGAACTGATAGGCGCGGGTGCTGCCGACGGTCGAATAATCCGAATAGCGGCCCGCCGCGCCCACCGACAGGACATGTGCGAACGGCACGTCCTTCAACAGCGGCGCATTGACCTCGCCGAACGCCTCCCACACGTCGAACCTGCCGTCGGACGGGGTCGGGATGATATATTCGTCGAACTGGTAGAACAGGTTGTTCACCAGCGCGTCGGCCGGACGGAAGCGGCTGGTCTCACGGCGATACTCGCCTCCGGCAGCGAACTGGACCGGGCCACCGGGCAGACGGAAGATTTGACCGAAATCACCGGTCAGCGAAGCATTGACGACCTGCTGCGCGATCCGCGCGTTGCTGACCGGATCGCTGAGATAATAGGCCCAGGATGCGGGATCGACAGTGTCGCCGCCGAACAGGTTCACCGGCACGCAGCCGGCGGCGCGCGACCGGCAGACCGGCTGGCCGCTGACGGGATCGCGCACCACGTCGAGCGCGGCGAGGAAACGGTCGTTCAGCCGGTCGTTCAGCTTGGTCGCGCGAACGTCGGTGCGACCATAGGTGTACGAGACGTCGTAGCTCGCGTGATCGCTGATCCGCCCGGTCACGTCGATCACCCCGCGATAGGTCCGCCGGCGATCCTCCTCGCCCCGACGCGGAATGTCGAAATTGTTGCGGCTGACGTCGATCGCTGTCAGCCCCTCCTGCCGTGCGGCGGCGAGGATGGAGGCGGGAATGAACGGATTGTCGAGCGCGATCGTCGCTGGATAATTGCCGCCGAAGCCGCCGAAGCTGGTGACGGTATTCTGGACGAACTTGCCCTCGACGCTCACCTTGAACGCATCGGAGGCGTCGTACCGGCTCAGCACATTGACGGCGTGGCGGCGGGTGCGCGGGAAGATGTCGCCGATATAGCCCGCCACCGGCGTATCGTCGCCGCCGATCGAATAGCCGTCGTTGGCGAGCAATCGGCCCGGCGTATAGATGGCGCCGTCGCCGCGGAACGTGCGGTTGCCGATCGTGATATACCCCTGGTTCGAACCATAAGGGTAGCGCAGGTCACGCACCGGCACCTGCTGGTAACTGCCCGCCCGTGTCGGGTCGTAATCGTCGGCGTTGACGAAGAACTGCCGCTGACCGAGCGCCAGGTAATCGCGATCGTCATTCGCCAGCGGATCGTCGGCGTTGTATTCGTATGCGAGGGTCAGGTTGGCGCGGCCATCGGCGAAGTTGCGACCCGCGACGATCGATGCGAAGCGATTGCCCGCATCGCCCCGGTCGGAGACGCCGAACTGGCTGCGTGCCGCGATACCGTCGAAATCGCGTCTGGTGATGAAGTTGACGACGCCCGATACGCCATCCGCGCCATAGATCGCGGACGCGCTTCCGGTCAGTACGTCGACCCGCTCGATCAGATCGGTCGGGATCGTGTTGATATCGACCGCGGCGGAATCGGGCTGACCGGCGACGTGACGGCGGCCGTTGACCAGCACCAATGTGCGGTTCGGCCCCAGTCCGCGCAGGTCGAGCAGGTTGAGTCCGACCTGACCGACCGCGCCGTCCGCCTGCGATCGACCGGCGGTGCGCGTCGAATCGAGCGAGTTGGTGAGCGCGGGGACGCGCTGCAGGAAACTGGTGACGTTGGTCGTACCCGATTGCGCGAGCGCGGCGGCGTCGAGCGAGACGATCGGATTGGGCGATTCGTAATCCGGGCGGCGGATGCGCGTGCCAGTGACGACGATCTCCTCGCCCGCAGGATCGGTGGCGGCCGCGGCCGGATCGGGCGTCGCCGGCACCGGTGTTTGCTGCTGGGCCTGTGCGGGCAGGGCGAACAGCATTGCCGTGGTCGCAGCCAGCGCGACCCGTATCATCGACATCGTCATTTCCGGCAATCCCCTGTCGTCCCGCACCCTGTCGCGAGACACCCGTTCTCCGGGCTTCTGAGGACGAAAACGCCCTTCATCTAAATCGGTTGCGCTGGCGCTAACCTATATGACCTGCGAAGACGCTGTGATGGGGAGCGAAGCGCAGCGGATCGAGGAGCCAACGCGCAGGCGGGTGCTGGCGACCAGTGCCGCCGCCCTCGCGCTCGGCGTCGCGGGCTGTTCGCGCGGAAGCGATGCCGTGCCGCTGCGGTTCTGGGCGACGAGTTACGAGGGCGATTATTCGCCGCTGCTGATGCCGGACTTCACCCGCGCCACCGGCATCCCGGTCGATGTGCAGTCGGTACCGTCGACGGCGGCGCATGAGAAGCTGCTGACTGCGCAAGCGGGGGGCGGGCTGCCCGACGTACTGATGCTGCCGATGACGTGGATCGCCGAATTCGCGATGATTGGGGCGATCCGGCCGGTCCCGAACGATGCGCTGGTCGACGATGTCGTGCCGCAGGCGCTCGCGCAGACGAGGGCAAGCGGGCGACCGTGTGGCGTGCCATGGTCGGTGGCGCCGATGGTGCAATATTTCCGCCGCGACCTGTTGTCCGCCGCCGGCTACGCCGATCCGCCGATGGACTGGGCGGCGTGGCGCACACTGGCACGCGCGCTGAAGCGGCGGCGGCCCGACGATTTCGTTATCCTGACGCTGCTCAACTGGCCCGATACGCTGTTCACGATGCTGTTCCAGACGGGGGCGACGCTGCTGCGCGACCGGAACACGCGCGGCAATTTCCAGAGCCCGGAGGCGCAGGCCGCATTCGAATTCTACCTGTCGCTATTCACCGAGGGGCTGGCACCACGGGCGCTGTCGACCGAGGTGCAGGATGCCTTGGGGGCGTTCGCGCAGGGCCGCTTCGCGATCTGGCCGAGCTGGCCGACGACGCTGCTCGATCTCGACCGACGCCGTGCCGCGGTGCCGGCGGCGGCTTGGGGCGTGGCGCGCATGCCCGGTCCGCATGGTCCCGGACCGGGATCGCGGTTCGACGCCGCCCTGTGCGTATCGACCGGTACGCCGCGACCGGCGGCGGCATGGTCCTTGGTCCGGCACCTGACGTCCGCGGCGAACGAGCTGCGGTTCCAGCGGCTGATCGGCGTGCTGCCGGCCCGCGAGAGCGCCTGGGCGACGCCGCAGCTCAACACCCCTTTGCTCGCGCCATTC contains:
- a CDS encoding TonB-dependent receptor; the encoded protein is MTMSMIRVALAATTAMLFALPAQAQQQTPVPATPDPAAAATDPAGEEIVVTGTRIRRPDYESPNPIVSLDAAALAQSGTTNVTSFLQRVPALTNSLDSTRTAGRSQADGAVGQVGLNLLDLRGLGPNRTLVLVNGRRHVAGQPDSAAVDINTIPTDLIERVDVLTGSASAIYGADGVSGVVNFITRRDFDGIAARSQFGVSDRGDAGNRFASIVAGRNFADGRANLTLAYEYNADDPLANDDRDYLALGQRQFFVNADDYDPTRAGSYQQVPVRDLRYPYGSNQGYITIGNRTFRGDGAIYTPGRLLANDGYSIGGDDTPVAGYIGDIFPRTRRHAVNVLSRYDASDAFKVSVEGKFVQNTVTSFGGFGGNYPATIALDNPFIPASILAAARQEGLTAIDVSRNNFDIPRRGEEDRRRTYRGVIDVTGRISDHASYDVSYTYGRTDVRATKLNDRLNDRFLAALDVVRDPVSGQPVCRSRAAGCVPVNLFGGDTVDPASWAYYLSDPVSNARIAQQVVNASLTGDFGQIFRLPGGPVQFAAGGEYRRETSRFRPADALVNNLFYQFDEYIIPTPSDGRFDVWEAFGEVNAPLLKDVPFAHVLSVGAAGRYSDYSTVGSTRAYQFNGVWAPVRDISFRGSYGRSVRAPNIGEIFRPQTGTSNFFSDPCYAGNRGNGTAFRAANCQTLIGGLGGNLSGFTAANNPNATIFIPGTVQGNPDLRAEVARTWTAGVVLRPRFVPNLSIAVDWYDIRLRDAINQPDANIIAELCVDQPSLDNPYCRSISRQQGTGFINGFVVQPQNVAAFRTSGLEVNAAWRIDTAQFGRFDLRLVGGYLATLEQVATPGAAVENNVDALFRPRFNAAFSPTWSMDAVTLSYNLRWQNGVRRYGRFDTNDNPSFVDPRYFRYKALWQHDVQVEIAASERFSLYGGVNNLADQKPDIGFETNVPISPLGRYLYAGAKMNFGGR
- a CDS encoding extracellular solute-binding protein, with the translated sequence MTCEDAVMGSEAQRIEEPTRRRVLATSAAALALGVAGCSRGSDAVPLRFWATSYEGDYSPLLMPDFTRATGIPVDVQSVPSTAAHEKLLTAQAGGGLPDVLMLPMTWIAEFAMIGAIRPVPNDALVDDVVPQALAQTRASGRPCGVPWSVAPMVQYFRRDLLSAAGYADPPMDWAAWRTLARALKRRRPDDFVILTLLNWPDTLFTMLFQTGATLLRDRNTRGNFQSPEAQAAFEFYLSLFTEGLAPRALSTEVQDALGAFAQGRFAIWPSWPTTLLDLDRRRAAVPAAAWGVARMPGPHGPGPGSRFDAALCVSTGTPRPAAAWSLVRHLTSAANELRFQRLIGVLPARESAWATPQLNTPLLAPFAEQIREAVTAPPVIEWERIKIEVQLVAERIVRGLSTIDQGLVAIDDRVDRILAKRRALVSAGRIV